Proteins encoded within one genomic window of Saccharomyces mikatae IFO 1815 strain IFO1815 genome assembly, chromosome: 15:
- the NPT1 gene encoding nicotinate phosphoribosyltransferase (similar to Saccharomyces cerevisiae NPT1 (YOR209C); ancestral locus Anc_8.625) — MSDPVVKSLLDTDMYKITMHAAVFTNFPDVTVTYKYTNRSSQLSFNKEAIKWLKEQFSYLGNLRFTKEEIEYLQREIPYLPSAYINYISSSNYKLNPEEQITFTSEEIEGKPSHYKLKILVSGFWKDTILYEIPLLSLISEAYFKFVDTDWNYENQLEQAMRKAETLFDNDIKFSEFGTRRRRSLETQDLIMQGIMKAVNANPEKNKSLFLGTSNILFAKKYGVKPIGTVAHEWVMGVASISEDYLHANKDAMDYWINTFGAENAGLALTDTFGTDDFLKAFYPPYSDAYVGVRQDSGDPVEYTKKIAHHYHDVLKLPKFSKIVCYSDSLNIEKAITYSHSAKNNGMLATFGIGTNFTNDFHKKSEPQVKSEPLNIVIKLLEANGNHAIKISDNLGKNMGDPTTVKRVKEELGYTERNWNGDNEAHRWT; from the coding sequence ATGTCAGATCCTGTAGTAAAGTCACTTCTGGACACAGATATGTACAAGATTACGATGCATGCTGCTGTCTTTACTAATTTCCCTGATGTTACAGTCACCTACAAATATACCAACAGGTCATCCCAATTAtctttcaataaagaaGCCATCAAGTGGCTGAAAGAGCAATTTTCATACCTGGGAAATTTGAGGTTCACaaaggaagaaattgaGTACttacaaagagaaattcCATATTTACCATCTGCGTACATCAACTATATTAGTAGTTCAAATTATAAACTAAATCCCGAGGAGCAAATTACCTTTACttcagaagaaattgaggGAAAGCCCTCTCAttataaattgaaaattctgGTCAGTGGTTTTTGGAAAGATACTATACTTTACGAGATTCCTTTATTGTCCTTGATTTCTGAGGCGTATTTCAAGTTTGTCGACACTGATTGGAACTACGAGAATCAGTTAGAACAAGCCATGAGGAAGGCAGAGACTTTatttgataatgatattaaGTTTAGTGAGTTCGGTACAAGACGTCGTAGATCCTTGGAGACTCAAGATCTTATTATGCAAGGCATCATGAAGGCTGTAAATGCGAATCCAGAGAAGAATAAATCGCTGTTCTTAGGTACCTcgaatattctttttgccAAAAAATATGGAGTAAAGCCAATTGGTACTGTGGCTCACGAGTGGGTTATGGGTGTTGCTTCTATCAGTGAAGATTATTTACATGCCAATAAAGATGCCATGGACTATTGGATTAATACATTTGGTGCAGAAAATGCAGGTTTAGCATTAACAGATACTTTTGGCACAGATGACTTCTTAAAAGCTTTCTATCCACCATATTCTGATGCTTATGTTGGTGTTAGACAAGATTCTGGGGACCCAGTTgaatatacaaaaaaaattgcccACCATTACCATGATGTGTTAAAATTACCTAAATTCTCCAAAATTGTTTGCTATTCAGATTCATTAAACATCGAAAAGGCAATAACTTATTCTCACTCAGCTAAGAATAATGGAATGTTGGCCACATTCGGTATTGGTACGAACTTCACCAATGATTTTCATAAGAAATCAGAACCACAGGTTAAGAGTGAGCCTTTAAACATTGTTATCAAACTTCTAGAAGCCAATGGTAATCATGCTATTAAAATTTCTGATAACTTAGGTAAAAATATGGGCGATCCAACAACTGTAAAAAGAGTGAAAGAGGAACTAGGATATACTGAACGAAATTGGAATGGTGATAATGAAGCACATAGATGGACCTAA
- the RPB10 gene encoding DNA-directed RNA polymerase core subunit RPB10 (similar to Saccharomyces cerevisiae RPB10 (YOR210W); ancestral locus Anc_8.627) — MIVPVRCFSCGKVVGDKWESYLNLLQEDELDEGTALSRLGLKRYCCRRMILTHVDLIEKFLRYNPLEKRD, encoded by the coding sequence atgatTGTCCCAGTTAGATGTTTTTCCTGTGGTAAGGTTGTTGGTGACAAATGGGAGAGTTACTTGAACTTGTTGCAAGAAGATGAGCTAGATGAAGGTACCGCATTATCAAGATTAGGCTTGAAAAGATACTGTTGCAGAAGAATGATTTTAACCCACGTCGATCTAATTGAGAAGTTCTTAAGGTACAACCCattagaaaaaagagattaG